One Mus musculus strain C57BL/6J chromosome X, GRCm38.p6 C57BL/6J DNA window includes the following coding sequences:
- the Plac1 gene encoding placenta-specific protein 1 isoform X1: MNLRKFLGGTVLVAFMLFSYSEQNQVNVLCSTDWFMVTVHPFLLNNDVYVHFYEVHLGLGCPPNHVHPHFYQFHYRVTECGIRIKAVSPDVVIYSSEIHYASKGSSTKYVIPVSCAAPRRSPWLTKPYSAKAPSNNMGATPKNDTSYHVFTLPEPSEQPNCSCPPYVYNQKSM, translated from the coding sequence ATGAACCTTCGCAAGTTCCTGGGAGGCACTGTCTTAGTCGCCTTCATGCTCTTCAGCTACTCGGAGCAAAACCAAGTGAATGTGCTGTGCTCGACAGATTGGTTCATGGTCACCGTTCACCCCTTCTTGCTGAATAATGATGTGTATGTTCATTTTTACGAGGTGCACCTGGGCCTTGGTTGCCCTCCCAATCATGTTCACCCACATTTCTACCAGTTTCACTACCGCGTTACCGAATGTGGCATCCGCATCAAGGCTGTCTCTCCAGATGTCGTCATCTATAGCTCTGAGATTCACTATGCTTCCAAGGGCTCATCAACGAAATATGTGATTCCCGTGTCCTGTGCTGCCCCTCGCCGGTCCCCTTGGCTCACTAAGCCCTACTCCGCGAAAGCACCTAGCAACAACATGGGTGCGACTCCGAAGAATGATACTTCCTACCACGTGTTCACCTTGCCAGAGCCTAGCGAACAACCCAACTGCAGCTGCCCACCTTATGTCTACAATCAAAAGAGCATGTAA